Proteins from a single region of Sesamum indicum cultivar Zhongzhi No. 13 linkage group LG5, S_indicum_v1.0, whole genome shotgun sequence:
- the LOC105161522 gene encoding LRR receptor-like serine/threonine-protein kinase GSO2, whose amino-acid sequence MRFLVFSWLLFMSLLQILCLVRVSGQCLNDQRSLLLQLKSSLVFNLTTSTKLVNWNQNSDCCNWDGVGCDGSGHVIRLDLENEFLSGGIENSTGLFGLRYLQNLNLASNSFNGIQIPKGLQNLTNLAYLNLSNAGFGGQVPVELSEMRSLVSLDLSSSFQGVLPLRLEKPNLKVLVQNLTGLRELYLDGVNISAQASDWSQALSSSLPDLRSLSLRRCGLSGPLDPSLSELQSLSVLHLDRNNLSTTIPDFLANFSSLTTLTLSFCSLQGTFPDMIFQLPTLETLDLSNNKLLGGTISEFPPNGSFTTIVLSYTNFSGTLPDSISNLRMLSKIDLSNCEFTGQIPSTITNLTELVYLDFSFNSFTGSIPLFHMSKKLTYIDLSRNSLTGSLSSAHFEGLSNLGFIHIGYNSLNGSIPESLFSLPSLQKLQLSNNKFSGRVGEFSTSNSSNLDTLDLSSNQLEGPILESFFKLERLNVLSLSSNFLNGTVHLEKIQRLHNLTRLELGYNNLSVSLSSSNSSLSPLPQLSRLNLASCNLYNFPDLRNQSRLTFLDLSNNHIEGEIPSWIWEIGKGGLLHLNLSSNLLSGIQKPQSVSSFLSVLDLHSNQLQGEFPVPPASAIYVDYSSNNFQKTIPLDIGNSIPYAMFFSIANNSLTGTIPASFCNATYLQVLDLSVNNLSGSIPPCLVKEIENLGVLNLGRNNIIGDIPDTFPVNCGLKTLDLSRNKLGGQIPPSLANCKSLEVMNVGNNKINDGFPCILKNSSSLRVLVLRSNNFHGDIRCPGVNQSWPNLQIIDIAFNNFNGSLYPRCISSWRGMSLDNDAPLRRNHLSFKFLDLNNFYYQDTVTVTIKGLEMELVKILTVFTSIDFSCNNFVGDIPATIGDLSALYILNLSHNSLTGTIPMSIGNLTQLGSLDLSVNKLTGEIPKELTSLTFLSFLNLSYNMLVGRIPAGSQFVTFSASSYIGNTGLCGFPLNISCHASGPAAKSVPNLKETGFDWQFIFTGLGYGVGAALVIAPIAFCKEWRETCNKHLDQLLKMIFPRYGFSYVRCDGKVESIENIEDKTTDDDEDEDGESEDNGDELSKGRYCIFCTKLDIGIKRAMHNPKCICHYSPPTFFPSPTSSSSSSLLVIYQQNF is encoded by the coding sequence ATGAGATTTCTTGTCTTTTCATGGCTTCTTTTCATGTCCTTGCTCCAAATCTTATGCCTTGTTCGGGTTTCTGGTCAATGCCTCAATGATCAAAGGTCGTTGTTGCTGCAGTTAAAGAGCAGTCTTGTATTCAATTTGACGACTTCCACCAAGCTGGTGAATTGGAATCAGAATTCTGACTGCTGCAACTGGGATGGGGTAGGTTGTGATGGCTCAGGACATGTGATCCGTTTGGACCTGGAAAATGAGTTCCTCTCTGGGGGGATCGAGAACTCGACTGGCCTTTTCGGCCTCCGATATCTTCAAAATCTGAATTTGGCTTCCAACAGCTTCAACGGTATTCAGATTCCAAAGGGGCTTCAAAATCTTACCAATTTGGCATATCTGAATTTATCGAATGCTGGTTTCGGTGGGCAGGTTCCGGTTGAACTTTCTGAAATGAGGAGCTTAGTTAGCCTTGATCTCTCCAGCTCTTTTCAGGGGGTTCTCCCTCTCAGACTTGAGAAACCTAATCTCAAGGTGCTTGTTCAGAATCTTACAGGTCTCAGGGAACTCTATCTGGATGGTGTTAATATTTCAGCTCAGGCGAGTGACTGGTCCCAAGCTTTGTCTTCATCTTTACCCGATTTAAGAAGCTTGAGTTTGCGGCGCTGTGGTCTATCAGGCCCTCTGGATCCTTCTCTTTCAGAGCTTCAGTCTCTTTCAGTCCTCCATCTCGACAGGAACAATCTGTCGACCACAATTCCAGACTTCTTAGCAAATTTCTCAAGTTTGACAACCTTGACACTCAGCTTTTGCTCTTTGCAAGGTACTTTTCCAGATATGATCTTCCAGCTACCTACTTTAGAGACTCTGGATTTATCTAATAACAAGTTACTCGGCGGCACAATAAGTGAATTTCCTCCAAATGGGTCTTTTACGACTATAGTACTCAGCTACACTAACTTCTCAGGTACATTGCCGGATTCCATTAGCAACCTTAGGATGTTGTCCAAGATAGACCTGTCTAATTGCGAGTTCACCGGTCAAATTCCTTCCACAATAACCAACCTAACAGAATTGGTCTATCTGGATTTCTCTTTCAACTCCTTCACTGGTTCAATCCCACTTTTTCACATGTCCAAGAAACTAACATACATAGACCTTAGTCGTAATAGTCTAACAGGTTCACTTTCTTCTGCGCATTTTGAAGGCCTCTCCAATCTTGGATTTATACACATAGGGTATAATTCACTCAACGGGAGTATTCCTGAGTCCCTCTTTAGTCTCCCTTCACTGCAGAAACTTCAGCTTTCTAACAACAAATTTAGCGGCCGGGTGGGTGAATTTTCCACTTCAAATTCATCTAACCTGGACACACTAGATTTGAGCAGTAACCAGCTGGAAGGTCCTATTCTCGAGTCTTTCTTCAAACTTGAACGGCTTAATGTTCTCTCACTTTCTTCCAACTTCTTGAATGGCACCGTTCACCTGGAGAAGATTCAAAGACTTCACAACCTTACGAGACTAGAGCTTGGATACAACAACTTGTCAGTTAGTTTAAGCAGCAGTAATTCAAGTTTGTCCCCATTGCCCCAGCTAAGCAGGTTAAATCTAGCTTCCTGCAACCTATACAATTTCCCTGATCTAAGAAACCAGTCCAGATTAACGTTTTTGGACCTCTCAAACAACCATATTGAGGGAGAAATACCTAGCTGGATTTGGGAAATTGGAAAGGGAGGCCTCCTCCACTTGAATCTTTCTTCTAATCTCCTATCGGGTATCCAAAAGCCTCAGAGTGTTTCTAGTTTTCTTAGCGTGCTAGACTTACATTCAAACCAGCTCCAGGGTGAGTTTCCAGTACCCCCAGCATCAGCCATCTATGTTGATTACTCCAGCAATAACTTTCAAAAGACAATTCCACTAGACATTGGCAACTCCATTCCATATGCTATGTTCTTCTCTATCGCAAACAATAGCCTTACTGGAACAATTCCAGCATCTTTCTGTAATGCAACTTATCTTCAGGTTCTTGACTTATCTGTAAACAATCTGAGTGGTAGTATACCACCCTGTCTAGTCAAGGAAATTGAAAATCTTGGGGTGTTGAATCTGGGAAGAAACAATATCATTGGTGATATACCGGATACATTTCCTGTGAACTGTGGTCTAAAAACTTTAGATCTCAGTAGGAATAAGTTAGGAGGGCAAATTCCACCGTCTTTGGCTAATTGCAAATCTCTGGAAGTCATGAACGTTggaaacaacaaaattaatgatgGTTTTCCTTGCATCCTGAAAAATTCATCCAGCCTGCGTGTGCTTGTATTGCGCTCCAACAACTTTCATGGAGACATCAGGTGTCCTGGGGTCAATCAGAGCTGGCCAAATCTTCAAATCATCGATATTGCTTTCAACAATTTCAATGGTTCTCTGTATCCAAGATGCATCTCAAGTTGGAGAGGGATGTCGCTTGACAATGATGCACCATTGAGGCGGAATCACCTGAGCTTTAAGTTTTTGGATCTGAATAACTTCTACTACCAGGATACAGTAACAGTGACCATCAAAGGGCTGGAAATGGAGCTTGTCAAGATATTGACAGTCTTCACATCCATCGATTTCTCgtgcaataattttgttggGGATATACCTGCCACCATTGGAGATCTCAGTGCACTTTATATACTAAACTTATCGCACAATTCTCTCACAGGCACAATTCCGATGTCAATTGGAAACTTGACACAGCTTGGATCCCTGGACCTTTCAGTGAACAAGCTTACAGGGGAGATACCAAAAGAGCTTACAAGTCTCACATTCCTTTCCTTCTTGAATCTCTCCTACAATATGCTAGTTGGAAGAATCCCAGCAGGCTCTCAATTTGTCACGTTTTCTGCTTCGAGCTACATAGGAAACACAGGATTATGTGGATTTCCATTGAACATTAGTTGTCATGCTAGTGGACCGGCAGCAAAGTCAGTTCCAAACTTGAAGGAAACAGGATTTGACTGGCAATTCATATTCACAGGTCTGGGATATGGAGTTGGAGCAGCATTAGTTATTGCTCCGATTGCATTCTGCAAGGAATGGAGGGAAACGTGCAACAAGCACCTTGATCAATTGCTGAAGATGATCTTTCCCAGATACGGATTCAGTTACGTCAGGTGTGATGGCAAGGTTGAATCGATTGAAAACATTGAAGACAAGACAacagatgatgatgaggacGAGGATGGAGAGTCAGAGGACAATGGGGACGAATTGTCTAAAGGAAGGTACTGCATATTTTGCACAAAACTGGATATTGGAATAAAAAGAGCCATGCACAATCCCAAATGTATATGTCATTATTCACCACCTACATTCTTCCCTTCcccaacatcatcatcatcttcttccttaCTAGTAATATATCAGCAAAACttttaa